The following is a genomic window from Amycolatopsis sp. BJA-103.
ATCTCGGCGCCCGTGTCCGGGTTGAAGTCGAACACGTGCGGGGTCGAACCGTCCGGGCGCAAGAAGACCCGTTCGGTGGTCTTCGCGTGGGAGACGGCGATGTCGAGGTACTTCCGGTCACCGGTCTGCTTGCTCGCGAAGGTCAGCAGGTCGAGGTTCATCATCGTGTCGACGATGACCCGGCCGGCGTTGCCGGGGGTGCCGAGTGCGCCCCAAGCCCGGATGAACTTCCCTTTTTCGTTGTAGCGCTGGATGAGTGACGACGCGGCGGTGAGCGCGCCGGCGCGCCATTTCTCGTCGCCGGTGAGCCGCCAGCCGGTCACCCACGACGGGTAGAACAGGAATCCGAGGTCGTGATCGCTCGTCTCGTGCTGGCGCGGCGCGAGCTTTTCCGCGGACGCCATCGCGAGGGTCCGGAATTGCGGATCGCCGCTGTAGATCGACGCGAGCCACAATGTTCCCGGCCAGAAACCGCCGATCCAGCCGCCCTTGGCGGAATAGGTCCATTTCTCGAACCGGGTGATCTCCGGAAAGGTGCTCACGCCGGGGGCGACGGCCCGCAGCTTGGTCACCGCGTAGTCCGCCGCCCGGCGGAAACTCGTTACCCCGGCGGCTTCTTCCTCCGCCGCGCTGGCGACGGAGGGGATCGCCGCCGCCGCGACGGCGGCACCGGCAGCGGTGGTCAACAGGGTTCGCCGCGAAACGCTCACAATGCCCGCCATTCGTCAGTGGGAAATGCGTCACGGGAGTTTCGCACGACGGTTACGCGCTTGTGAAGGCCATTCATGGTTGTGAATAAAGAAGCCTCACTCAGCGGGACGGATGTTCGCATTGTGGTGGAACACGTTTTCCGGGTCGTACACCGCCTTGATCGCGGCCAGCCGCGCGTACTTCGCCGCGCCGTACGCCGTGCGGACCCTGTCCTCGTCGTATTCGTTCAGGAAATTCAGGTAGCCGCCGTGGTTGTTGGAATGCGGCAGGAGTTCTTCCCACAGCGCCCGTGCCCAGGCGCGATCGGCGGCCAGGAGTTCCGGGGTCGTGGCCGTGGCCGCGAAACCGACGACGAAGCCGGGCGTCCGCGGGCCGCCGAACGCGGTCGCGTCGTCGTGCACCGTCGAGTACGTGTCCTGCAACGGCACGATCGGCATGATGGTCATCGGCGACGCCTTGTCCGGCAGGCGCGCGGCGATCAGGTCGATGACCTCTTCGGACAGTGAGTCGACGTAGAGCGACTTCTCATAGGCGAGGATGCCGCGGGGCGCAGTCGGATCCAGCAGCTTTTGCAGGTTGGCGTAAGGCATCGGGGAGACCAGTTCGAACGCCGTGGGCAGCCCGTCCCGGATCCGCTCGATCAGCCGGGCGTGCCGATCGGGACCGTCGAAGCCGGTGACGACCAGCGCGAGACCCGGCACGAGGTGGTACTCGGCCGGGACGAACGGAACGGGTGGCGCGTTGAGCCCGACGAGCATGGCACCGGTGCCCGGCGGCAGCGTCGCGATCACGTCCCTCGCGAAGCGCAGCGCCTTGGGCGCGTCCTCCAGCGTCCAGAAGAACATCCCGACCTCGGCCAGGCCGACGCGGTGCAGCCGGAACTCGAATTCCGTGACCACGCCGAAGTTGCCGCCGCCACCGCGTAGCGCCCAGAACAGATCCGGATGTGTTCCCTCGGAAGCCCGCAGGATCCGGCCGTCGGCCGTCACGACCTCCGCCGAAACCAGGTTGTCGATCGTGAGCCCGTGTTTCGCGGTCAGCCAGCCGAAACCGCCGCCGAGGGTGAGGCCGCCGACGCCCGTGTCGCTCACCGTGCCGCCGACCGTCGCGAGCCCGTACCGCTGGGTCGCCTCGTCGACGTCGGCCCAGAGCGCGCCGCCGCCGACCAGCGCGGTCCGGGAGGCCGGGTCGACGGTGACCCGGCGCAGCCCGCCGAGGTCGATCACCAGGCCGTCGTCGGTGACGGCGGAACCGCTGAAGCTGTGACCGCCGCCCCGGACGGTGATCTCGAGGCCCTTCTCACGGCCGAAGGCCAGCGCGGTGACGACATCTTGGCGGCCGGCGCATTCGACGACCACGGCCGGGCGCCGGTCGATGTCCCCGTTCCACACGGCCCGGGCGGCGTCGTAGCCCGGGTCGGCGGCGGTGACCACCGCGCCGGACAGTTTCCGGCGCAACGCGGTCGTTTCAGGCGGATGCATGGGACCCCCTCAGGTCGTGGCTACCGCACAGTCTGGAGGGCGGACGACCCGGCACAAGGTCCATCCGCGCGGGAAAAAGGGCGGACCAAAGGGCGAAGGCCCGGCGCTATGGGGTGCGCCGGGCCTTCGCGTTCAGGGGTGCCTCAGCACTTGGGTGCCACCGGGAGATCCGATCCGGTCTTCAGGTAGGTGTCGGAGACGTAGTGCCCCGGGCCGATCCGGTCCCAGATGTTGCTGGTGCCGAACTTGCCGGTGACGGTCTCGCCCTCGACGTAGCACTCGATGTTGACCTTCGCGTAGTTCGCCGCGAGGCCCTTGATCGCCGCGGTGGTGCTCGCCGACGCCCGGACGTTCATCGGGTCGCCCGCCGTGCTGATGACGCCGGTCGGACCGGAGCCGGTCCACAGGTAGGAGACGTTGACCCAGCCGTTGTCCGTCATCTTCAGGCCGTCCCAGAAGGTGCCGTCCGCGAGGTCGATACCCGCCGGGTTGGCCACCTTGCGGCCGAACTCGTCCTTGCCGCCGTTGTAGCCGTCCTGGTACGCGGCCTGCGCTTCGGGCTTGCCCTGCGGCAGGTTCTTCCACATCTGGCGGGTGGCCGACGGGTTCCAGTAGTCGTCCTTGGTGTTCCACGGGCCGACGTCCCACACCGGCGCGTACTCGCAGCGGCTGTTGTCGGTGCGGCAGATCCGGACGGTGTAGTTGCCGGTGTTCTTGGGCGCCAGGCCGCGGCCCGACGGCAGGGCGACGAAGTGGTCGCGGGACTTGATCACGTGCCCGTTGGCGGTGGTGCCGCCGACGAGACCTTCACGGGTACCGAAGACCTTGTACGTCAGCGGGGCGGCGGCCGCGCCGATCGCGTTGACCTGCGGGCCGAGCTCACCCTGCAGGGTGATGTCGCTGACCTTCGCGGTCACGCCGTCGTTCACGGTGCGCAGTCCGACGCGGACCTGGACCGTGGAGACCGAAGCGGACAGCTGGGCGGCGCCTCCTTCGGTAGGAGTCCATTCCGTCCAGTCGTTGGCGTTGAGCTTGCCGCGGACGTCGACCTCGACCTCGGTGCCGTTCGGCGCTTCGGCGGTCACCTGCGCGGTCACGCGGTTCACCGGCTTCCCGAGGTTCCGCTCGGCCAGCAGCAGGTAGCCCTGGCTGCCGATGGAGTCGGGTTTTCTGTGCCACGCGGCGTTTTCCAGGCTGAGCACACCGCCGTCGCTGCGGACGTTGACGTCGTCGCCATCCACAGTGGACAGATCGGCGCGCCAGCTTCCCTCCGCCGCCGCGTTCGCGGGGCCGGCGGCCAGCGCGGTGACCGCCCCCATGGCCAGCACGGCCGCCATCACGCGGCGGGCCTTCACGGTCCGGACCATTCCGGTCTCCCTTCGAGCACTCTCGGTTGCTACGAAGGGAGCTTCGCCGGGGCGTGTACACGATCGATACAAAAAGCGAGACGGCACCGGAGGGGGTGCCGTCTCGCTGAGTGAGGATCAGGCGGAAGCAGGCTTCCCGTAGGAGGCTTCGGCGGCTTCCTGAAGGCGCGAAGCGAGCGCGGATTCCTGCGGCCGCGCGGAGAGCTCCCGCCACAACGCCAACGCGCGTTCCGAATAGGTCCGTGACCGCTCCGGCTGGCTCAGCGCCTCGTGCAGTTGCCCGAGCAGTTGCGACACCTCCGCCTCGGACCGGCGGTCCCCGTTGCGGCGGTGCACGCTCAGCGAATTGACCAGCAGCAGTTGCGCGTGGGCGAGATCGCCGCTGTGCAGATACAACTCGCCGAGGTTCTGGTTCGCGTACCCGACGCAGTGGTCGTCGCCGAGTTCGTTGAAGATCGCGATGGCCCGGTCGACCCGCTCCCGCGCGCCGGCGAGATTGCCCTGATGCTGCCGCAGCATCGCGAGCCGCTTCAACGCGTGCGCTTCCCGATGCCGGTCGCCGATGTTCGCCGACTGTTCGAGCGCCTCGGTGAACCAGTGTTCCGCGTCGGTGAACCGGCGCCGCGCCAGCCACACCGCGCCAATCGCGATCCGCGCGACGGCCTCGCCGTGCGGATCACCGGCCGCGGAGAACTGATCGAGCGCCGCGTGGCAGTGCTCCAGAGCGACGGTGTCCTCGCCCTTGATCCGCAGCACGGTGCCGAGCCCGGCCAGCGCGATCGCCGCGCCCCGCGCGTCGCCGATCTTGTCGAACAGCAGTTGCGACTGCTCGAACGCGACCAGCGCCTCGGCGTAGCTGTCCTGGTACAGCTGGATCTGGCCGAGGTTGCGCTGGATGATCGCCTCCCCGCGGATCTCGCCGGACCGGCGGGCGGCGGCCAGCGCCACGGCGTGCGTCTGCAGCCAGTCGTCCTGGTGGCCGCGCTGGTCGAAGTACGGCGCCAGCGCGGCGGTCAGACGCCAGGCCAGCGCGTCGAAGCCGAGGTCGGCGGCCAGCGCGACGGCGGCGACGCAGGTGTGCCGCTCGGCGGCGAACCACGCGGCCGGATCCTCGACCAGCCGTCCGGTTCCCCGCGGGAGCGCGGGCTGGTCGGCAGTGTCGTCCCGGTAGAGGCCGAAGAAGTGGATCGGCATCCGGTCCGCGGCCTCGACCGCGAGCGCGAGATAACCCTCCAGCACCCGTTTCGTGGCCTCGCGCGCCTTCTCCGGGACGTCCTGCGCACGCAGTTCGAGGGCGTAGCACCGCAACAGGTCGTGCAGGCGATAGCGGGGCTCGCCGGTGCCGTCCGAGCCGATGAGTTCGACCAGGTGGGCGTCCACCAGCACATCGAGGACGTCGTCGGCGTGCGCGCGGCCGAGCAGCGCCGCGACCACCCAGGCGGGGAACTGGACCGAGCCGAGCCCGCCGAGGCCGCGGAACGCGGTCGCCGCCGACATCGGCAGGAGGTCGTAGCTGAGCGTGACACTGGCGCGGACGGCCAGATCGCCGACCCGGAGTTCGTCGAGTCTTCGTCTCTCGTCCCGCAGCCTGTCCGCCAGGACACGCAGCGTCCAGCCCGGCCTGTTGGTCAGCTTCGCCCCGGCGACCCGGATCGCCAGCGGCAGGTACCCGCAGTGCCGGAGGATCGCGGCCGCGCAGTCCGGCTCCGCGGCGACCCTCTCGGTGCCGACGATGCCTTCGAGCAGCTTCGCGGCCTCGGCCTCGGGCAGGAGGTCGACGTCGAACGGGGTGGCCCCGGCCAGATCCGGCATCCGCACCCGGCTGGTGACCAGTACCGCGCAGGCACCGGCGCCGGGCAGGAGCGGCCGGACCTGTGCCGCGCTGCCCGCGTCGTCCAGGACCACGCACATGCGCATGCTCGCCAGCTTGGACCGCAGCAGCGCCGCGCGTTCGGGGAGATCACGCGGCAGCCCCGCGTCGGGGACCCCCAGCGCGCGGAGCAACTCCGCGAGCACGGTCATCGGGGGCCGGGGCGAGGACGACGTCCCGGCGAGGTCGACGTGCAGCTGACCGTCCGGGAAGTCCTCCCGGACCGCGTGCGCCACCCGGATCGCGACCGAGGACTTGCCGACCCCCGGCGCCCCCGAAAGCACCGCGATCGCGGGTTTTCCCTGATCGCGACGGTCACGGAAGAGGTCGGCGAGGGCGCCGACCACCCCGTCGCGGCCGGTGAAGTCCGGCAGGTCCAGCGGAAGCTGGCAGACCGGCGTCATCGGCCGGGTGAGGGCGGCGGCCACGGCGTCCGCGGTGACGGGGGGCGTCACGACCAGCGAGGCCCGCAGTTCCCGCAGCCGCGGCCCCGGTCCGGTGCCGAGCTCCTCGGCCAGCACCTTCTCGGCCGTTTCGTAGGCCTCGATGGCTTCGGCCGTGCGACCGTCGGCCCGCAGCGCCACGATCAGCTGCTGCCAGAGTTCTTCGCGCAGGGGATGCTCGGTGACCAGGCCGCGCAGTTCGGCGACGGCTTCGGCGGTGCGGCCGAGCTCGATCCTCGCCCGCAACCGCTGTTCCTGGACGGCGAGCCGTGATTCCGTCAGCCGGGCCACCGTCGCGCCCCAGCCGTGGTCGTGGGGGAGCCCTTCGAGGACCTCCCCGCGCCACAGCGCTTCGGCTTGATCCAGCAGGCCGAGGGCGGATTCGGCGTCCCCGTGGCCGAGCGCGTCCTGCGCGGCGGCGGCCAATTCGCCGAAGCGGACGTGGTCGATCTCCCCCGGGGTGGCTTTGAGGATGTAGCCGGACGCCCGGCTGCCGATGCGTTCCCCCAGTTCCGGATCGCGATCGGCGAGACGTTTGCGGAGCGAATGAACGTAGGTGCGGATGTTCGCCGCCGCCGAACGCGGAGCCGACGAAGGCCACAGGACCTCGATCAGCAGTTCGGTGGAGACGACGACGTTGGGTTGAAGCAGGAGAGCGGCGAGCAGCAGACGCGGTTTGGGGCCGCCGAGCGGCACCACCTGTCCGTCCACCGCCACTTCGAGCGGACCGAGAACGCGAAACCCGAGAATTGTCACCTAAACCGCCAATACGGCAGGAGCCCCATATCTGCCGATAATATTGCCGTCCCGCCATGGTGGCTAGATCCATTCGCATGCAAGTGCAGACAGTGGACGCGGTTTGTACGGGTCGTGTACGAGGCCGGTCGACGCTGCAGCCATGAAGCGTTCAAGTGTCCGGCGGCTCGCCGGTTTTTTCCTCGTGCTGGCGACGGCGGGTGCTTTCGGCCTGGCCGGCGCGACTCCCGCGCTGGCCGCGGCCACCGGGACCGTCAAGACGGCGGGTGATCCGCTGAACGTGCGCCGCGCCCCGAGCACCACCTCGACCGCGGTGCGCACGGTGGCCAACGGCGCCACGGTGACCATCGACTGCCAGACGATCGGGACCGAGGTCACCGGTCCCCTCGGCAAGACGACGTTGTGGGACTACGTCCCCGCGCTCGGCGGCTACATCTCCGACGGCTACGTCTACACCGGCTCCGACCAGCGGATCGCGCCCGACTGCGGGGTCGGCACCGGCAGTGCCGAATGCTCCACCGGCGTCTGCGCCGGTGAGGGCCAGTTCCGTTCATCGGATGCTCATTTCCTGGTCTACGACAAGGACGCCGACGGCAAGTCCGCCGTGGTCGCCTACTGGCTGAAGGGTGGCGCCGGCCCGTTCTACGTCTGGGCTTCCGGCGGTAACGGCACCCACGTCGACAAGGCCGTGCCGGTCGCGAAGGGCTCGTGGGTCTATTACAAGGTCTGCGTCGCCAACGCTTCCGCGAATCCGGCCCTCGAAGCGTGTAGCGCCGGCATCACCGATTACGCCGCGTGAAATCCCTCCCCGTTCTTTCCCCACTTCGAAAGGTTGAATTCTCATGGGTCAGGTGAACCGGCGGGCGGTACTCCTCGGTGGAGCCGCGGCGGTTTCGGCGGCTGCGTTGTCGTCGACGGTGCCTTCGTGGGCGAACGCGAGAACGCTGGCGGCGGCGCCCGCCATCCGCGACCCGTTCCAGCTCGGTGTCGCCTCGGGTGACCCCCTGCCGGACAGTGTCGTGCTGTGGACGCGTCTCGCTCCCGCCCCGCTGAACCCCGACGGCTTCGGCGGGATGCCGGACGCTTCGTACACAGTGGACTGGGAGATCGCGAACGACCAGGCGTTCTCCTCGGTCGTGCAGAAGGGCACCGCGACCGCGGCCCGCGCTTCCGGGCACAGCGTGCACATCGAGCCGGCCGGGCTCCAGGCGGGACGCGAGTACTTCTACCGCTTCAAGACCAGCGGCTACATCTCGCCGGTCGGCCGGACCAGGACGGCCCCCGCCGCCGGTGCGGTCGTGGACCAGCTGAAGTACTGCTTCTCCTCCTGCCAGCACTGGGAGGAGGGCTGGTACCACTCGTACAAGGGCATGCTCGCCGACGATCCGGATCTGGTGCTGTTCCTCGGCGACTACATGTACGAGAAGAAGTCCGGCCGCGTGGCCGCCGAACGGAATCCGCGCAAGCTGGCCTTCACCGACGAGGTGAAGACGCTGGCGCACTACCGCGCGCGGCACGCCCAGCACAAGACCGACGCCGACCTGCAGAACGCACACGCGATGGCGCCGTGGATCGTGGTCTTCGACGACCACGAGGTGATGAACAACTGGAACGGCTCCACCGCTCCGGCGACGGCGGAGCGCAAGACCGCTGGTTTCCAGGCGTTCTACGAGAACATGCCGATCCGCTCCACCGCCAAGCCGAGCGGCGCGGCGATCCGCCTGTACCGGCAGTTCGGCTGGGGCAACCTCGCCCGGTTCCACATGCTCGACACCCGTCAGTACCGCAACGCGCAGGTGCCAGACCCGTCCGGTTCGGCGGGGCCGTCGTGCACCGACATGCGGTCGACGTCGCGCAGCATCCTGGGCACGGCGCAGGAGGCTTGGCTGCTGAAGGCGCTGGAGACGCATCCGGCGAAGTGGGACTTCCTCGGTCAGCAGGTCTTCTTCGCCACCCGTGACGGCGACGGCAACAAGGCGACCTGTGAGAGCCCCGACTCCTGGCAGGGTTACGAGGCCTCTCGCGACCGGATCGCGAAGGGCATCGTGGACCGCAAGGTGCCGAACCCGATCGTGCTGACCGGCGACGTCCACCGGCACTGGGCGGCCGATCTGCGCCGCGACTACTTCAACCACAGCGACCCGGTGTTCGGTTCGGAACTGGTGACGACCTCGGTCACGAGCAACAGCGACACCGCGACCGATCCGTCGTCGACCTGGCTGTCGAACAACCCGCACGTCAAGTACTGCCGGGGAAAGCGTGGCTATGTCCGGGTGACGGCGTCGCAAACGCAGATGCGGGCGGACTTCATGACGGTTTCGGACACCACCGAGTACGACTTCTCGAAGGTGACCCTGGCCGCGGACCGCAGCTACGTCGTCGAAGCGGGTAAGCCGGGGCTGCAGAAGGTCTAACGGTTCGGCACTCTGGTCGCCCTGAAGTACGTGAAGGACCCCTTCATTGCGCTAGACGCAGTGATGGGGTCCTTCACGTACTTGGGGAAGGGCCTTCACGCATCGCGGTCGGGTGATCGCGCGACGAGCTGTTGCGAAAGCCACGTTCGCAACCTTCAACGTTGCGAACGTGGCTTTCGCAACACCGGGGATGGTGGCGTGCTGGGTCGGGGTGGTCGTGAGTGGCAAAGCGGGTTCTATTGAGGGGTAGGGCAACGGTGGCGTTGTGGCTGAACCCAAGGTGAGCGAGGGCGTGACTCGCGTGATCAGAGACGGATCTCGCGTGATCAGACGCCGAACTCCATGATCGCCGCCCGATCACGCGAGATCCGGCTTCAATCACGGGTGATCCGTCTCTGATCACGGGTGATCGCCGCCCGATCACACGTGAGCGCCCATCCCGCCTGAACACGACACGTTCGACCTCCCCTCAATAGAACACGAAATGCCACTCACGACCACCTGGACCGAGGTCGGCCTGGTCGGTGATCGCGCGACGAGCTAACCGTCCTTACCGCTCACGAGTCAGGACAGCAGGTCCACCAGTGCGTCACCGCGAGGCGTCCGGACCACGAGGACGACCTGACCCTCGCGGTGCCGCTGGATCAGACCGGCCGAGACCAACTGCTCACAGTGATAGGTCGCGGTGCTGGCCGCACAGGACAGGAGATTCGCGATCTCGCCCATACGCGCGGGTTTTCCCAAGTGCCGCAACAGTTTCGCGCGATGGGCGCCGACCACCAGGTCGAGTCCGTCGACGCCGGGGGGTGTTTCGGGCTTGCCGTTCTCGAGCAGGCCGTCCAGTCCCGGCAGCGGGTAGCCGATCCAGATGGTGTCCTCTTCGTCGAAGTTGGACACCACAGACCGGCAGCCGGCGAGCATCGGGACGAGGATCAGCTTGCGGCCACGGGCGGTGTACCGCGCCGGTTCGGCGTCGGGCAGCAGCAGGGAGCCGTTGCTGAACCGGAAATGGGGCCGCAGCAGGCCGAGTACCGCGTCGGTCCCGCCGCGGACGGAGGCGACGCCGATGCGTTCGATCTCGCGGTCGAGCAGGGGACGGGCCTTGGTCCACAGGTTTTCGGTCGCCAGCCGGGTCGCGGTGAAGGCGTCCGCGAGCGAGGCGACCCAGCGTCTCGGATGGTCGGCGGCCTGCCGCCACTGCGCGGGCAACCGATCGCCGAAGACCTCTTCCAGGCCCTTGTGGACGTCGGCTTCGGTCAGGTCGCGCAGCATTTCCGTCTGCGCGGCGGCCGCGGCGTCCTCGGTGGGACTGATCGGCACGATGAAGTCCGGCTGGACGGAGGTCCCCCGTCGGGCGAGCGCGCTCGCGGCGCGGTAACCCTGCTCGGGGATCGCCGAGCCCACCTGACGGCGCCAGGGGGCGGGCAGGCCGCGGTCGTACCCGCCGACGACCTCGACGAGCATCGAAACCAGCGAGATGTGCGGGGAAACCGTCACACCTACCGAGATCGTGCTGGTGTCACCGAGTTCGAGCCGGGTATAAGAAGCCTGGGGTGGCGTCTCGCGCATCCGGTCGTCCCTCCTGGGAGTGGGCGTCGCAGCACGCGATGTTAGCGCCTCAGGTCAATACCCTGCACCGCCCGGGAAAAGCGAGTTGCTCATTCATGATGAGGAACGCACCGAGACCGTGGAAATCGTTGGTGTTGCGCTTACGCGCGTAGTAATACGCGGTGTCACCGACGTTAGTGCCCTCGGAGATGTTTTTGATATCCGCCAATCCATCGGCACCGGCCGAGATCTGGGACAGGACCCCGCGGTGGCCCTTAGCGGCGACGGGCCGGTATTCAGGGCCGATATGGCCGCGTTCGACGCCGCGCGAGAGCAGGAAGGTGTACATCGCCGACGCCGAGGTCTCCAGCCAGTTGTCCTGGTCGCCACCCCGGTCGACGATCTGGAACCAGCGGCCCGAGGCCCGGTCCTGCCACCGGGTGTAACCGGCCGCGAGGAACTTGACGACCTCGACGAGGCGTTTCCGGCGCGGATGGCCGCCGGGCAGGATCTCGAGGAGGTCGATCGCCGTCATCCCGAGCCAGCCGATCGCGCGGGCCCAGTGGAATTTCGAATGCCGCCCGTCGCCCGAAGCCCACGGTTCCGAGCCGTCTTCGTCGTAGGCGTGGTAGAGCAGGCCCGTGGCGGGCTCCTTGAGCCTGTCGAAGTAGACGATGACGTTCTTCGCGGCCTCTTCGTAGCAGTAGCCGGGATCGCCGAAGGTCTTGCCGTACAGCGCCAGGAACGGCTGCGCCATGTAGACGCCGTCCGCCCACAACTGCCCGGTCTTGCTCGTGGCGTGGAACATCCCGCCGTCGGACGTCCGGGGATAGGACGGGAACCGCGCGCGCAGCTGTTCCGCCGCGGTCTTGTACTTCGCTTGCCCGGTTTCGGTGTACAGCAAGGGGAACATCTGCCCGGAGCGCATCGCGTCCAGGTTGGTGAAGCCGCCTGCGATCCCGCTTTCGGTGACGAACCGGTCGTACCAGGCGAGGATGTAGTCGAGGTAGCGCCGCTCGCCGGTGCGCCGGTACACGAGGTACTGGCCGTAGAGGTAAAGACCGCGGGTGTAGCCCCAGCCGCCGAGGGTGGCCGGGGTGAAGCGCTTCATCGTCGAGTCGACGACCGCCCGGGACCAGTCGACCGGAGCCGCGCTCGCCGTGCCGGGCAGGGCCAGCGCGCCGAGGGCGCCCGCGGTCCCGGCGAGCATCGTGCGCCGCGTCAGCCGGGCCGTGCGAAGAGGATCCGGGGACATGCGAGGCCCTTCCTGCGCGGGGACACCGGCTGAACTTTCCTTGCAGGACAACGTCTACCCGCCTTTTCGGTGGCGAGTCAACGGCCGTTCCCGCTGCCCGGGACGGTCCCGGTGGGCGGCACTCTCCGCGAGGCCGCCCGCTCGCCTACGATCGGTACGTGAACGAGCTGACCTTCCGCGGCCGCCGCGTCGCCCGGGACCGGGCCCTGGTCATGGCGATCGTCAACCGCACCCCTGATTCCTTCTACGACAAGGGCGCGACCTTCGCCGACCCGGACGCGCTCGCCGCCGTCGCGCGGGCGGTGGAGGAGGGGGCGGATATCGTCGACATCGGCGGGGTGAAGGCCGGTCCCGGTGCCGAGGTCGACGTCGAGGAAGAGATCCGGCGGGTGGTCCCGTTCGTCGAGCGGATCCGCGAACTGCACCCCGACCTGGTGATCAGCGTCGACACCTGGCGCCACGAGGTGGGCAGGCGCGCGGCCGAGGCGGGCGCGGACCTGATCAACGACACCTGGGCGGGAGCCGATCCGAAGCTGGCCGAGGTCGCGGCGGAGTTCGGCACCGGGTACGTCTGCTCGCACACCGGGAACGCCGTCCCGCGCACCCGTCCGTTCCGGGTGCGCTATCCGGACATCGTCGCCCAGGTCGTCGCGGAGACGACGGCCCTCGCCGAAGCGGTCGTCGCGCTCGGTGTCCCGCGTGAGGGGGTGCTGATCGACCCGACCCACGACTTCGGAAAGAACACCTGGCACAGCCTGGCGCTGCTGCGGCACGCGCGGGAACTGGCCGACACCGGCTGGCCGGTGCTGATGGCACTGTCCAATAAGGACTTCGTCGGGGAGACGCTCGGCGTGGAACTCGCGGAGCGGGTCGACGGCACCCTCGCCGCGACGGCCTGGGCGGTGGCCGAGGGCGCGAAGGTGTTCCGGGTGCACGAGGTCAAGCGCACCCGGCGGGTGGTGGAGATGGTCGCGTCGATCCAGGGATCGCGCCCGCCCGCCCGCGCGATCCGCGGCTTGGCCTAGACGTCCATCGGGATCACGGCCGAAACCGTGCTGCCGGTACCGGGCTCGCCGAGGACGGTGAGCTCACCGCCGAGCGCGCGGACACGGTCGCGCAGGCCGTGCAGCCCGGAGCCGCCGTCGATGTCGGCCTCGCCGGTGCCGTCGTCGTGGACGTCCACCCGCAGGCCGTCCTCCTCGACGCCGATGCGCACGCGGACCTCCCGCGCCTGCGCGTGTTTCAGCGCGTTGGTGACAGCTTCCGAGACGA
Proteins encoded in this region:
- a CDS encoding glycoside hydrolase family 88 protein produces the protein MSVSRRTLLTTAAGAAVAAAAIPSVASAAEEEAAGVTSFRRAADYAVTKLRAVAPGVSTFPEITRFEKWTYSAKGGWIGGFWPGTLWLASIYSGDPQFRTLAMASAEKLAPRQHETSDHDLGFLFYPSWVTGWRLTGDEKWRAGALTAASSLIQRYNEKGKFIRAWGALGTPGNAGRVIVDTMMNLDLLTFASKQTGDRKYLDIAVSHAKTTERVFLRPDGSTPHVFDFNPDTGAEIGPNSVQGYGPTSCWSRGQAWAIYGFTTMYRRSGDPLFLRTAQRLADFALRALTPDNVPVWDYLAPQAPHDIKDSSAGAVMACGLIDLAKVSNRPHYREAAIRILTALCDTCLTTKSTRAEAIVARGTRNRPAEDGVEVSLPYADYYLLEGILRVLMPKEIDKAIDLSSV
- a CDS encoding AfsR/SARP family transcriptional regulator; this encodes MTILGFRVLGPLEVAVDGQVVPLGGPKPRLLLAALLLQPNVVVSTELLIEVLWPSSAPRSAAANIRTYVHSLRKRLADRDPELGERIGSRASGYILKATPGEIDHVRFGELAAAAQDALGHGDAESALGLLDQAEALWRGEVLEGLPHDHGWGATVARLTESRLAVQEQRLRARIELGRTAEAVAELRGLVTEHPLREELWQQLIVALRADGRTAEAIEAYETAEKVLAEELGTGPGPRLRELRASLVVTPPVTADAVAAALTRPMTPVCQLPLDLPDFTGRDGVVGALADLFRDRRDQGKPAIAVLSGAPGVGKSSVAIRVAHAVREDFPDGQLHVDLAGTSSSPRPPMTVLAELLRALGVPDAGLPRDLPERAALLRSKLASMRMCVVLDDAGSAAQVRPLLPGAGACAVLVTSRVRMPDLAGATPFDVDLLPEAEAAKLLEGIVGTERVAAEPDCAAAILRHCGYLPLAIRVAGAKLTNRPGWTLRVLADRLRDERRRLDELRVGDLAVRASVTLSYDLLPMSAATAFRGLGGLGSVQFPAWVVAALLGRAHADDVLDVLVDAHLVELIGSDGTGEPRYRLHDLLRCYALELRAQDVPEKAREATKRVLEGYLALAVEAADRMPIHFFGLYRDDTADQPALPRGTGRLVEDPAAWFAAERHTCVAAVALAADLGFDALAWRLTAALAPYFDQRGHQDDWLQTHAVALAAARRSGEIRGEAIIQRNLGQIQLYQDSYAEALVAFEQSQLLFDKIGDARGAAIALAGLGTVLRIKGEDTVALEHCHAALDQFSAAGDPHGEAVARIAIGAVWLARRRFTDAEHWFTEALEQSANIGDRHREAHALKRLAMLRQHQGNLAGARERVDRAIAIFNELGDDHCVGYANQNLGELYLHSGDLAHAQLLLVNSLSVHRRNGDRRSEAEVSQLLGQLHEALSQPERSRTYSERALALWRELSARPQESALASRLQEAAEASYGKPASA
- a CDS encoding FAD-binding oxidoreductase codes for the protein MHPPETTALRRKLSGAVVTAADPGYDAARAVWNGDIDRRPAVVVECAGRQDVVTALAFGREKGLEITVRGGGHSFSGSAVTDDGLVIDLGGLRRVTVDPASRTALVGGGALWADVDEATQRYGLATVGGTVSDTGVGGLTLGGGFGWLTAKHGLTIDNLVSAEVVTADGRILRASEGTHPDLFWALRGGGGNFGVVTEFEFRLHRVGLAEVGMFFWTLEDAPKALRFARDVIATLPPGTGAMLVGLNAPPVPFVPAEYHLVPGLALVVTGFDGPDRHARLIERIRDGLPTAFELVSPMPYANLQKLLDPTAPRGILAYEKSLYVDSLSEEVIDLIAARLPDKASPMTIMPIVPLQDTYSTVHDDATAFGGPRTPGFVVGFAATATTPELLAADRAWARALWEELLPHSNNHGGYLNFLNEYDEDRVRTAYGAAKYARLAAIKAVYDPENVFHHNANIRPAE
- a CDS encoding alkaline phosphatase D family protein, with translation MGQVNRRAVLLGGAAAVSAAALSSTVPSWANARTLAAAPAIRDPFQLGVASGDPLPDSVVLWTRLAPAPLNPDGFGGMPDASYTVDWEIANDQAFSSVVQKGTATAARASGHSVHIEPAGLQAGREYFYRFKTSGYISPVGRTRTAPAAGAVVDQLKYCFSSCQHWEEGWYHSYKGMLADDPDLVLFLGDYMYEKKSGRVAAERNPRKLAFTDEVKTLAHYRARHAQHKTDADLQNAHAMAPWIVVFDDHEVMNNWNGSTAPATAERKTAGFQAFYENMPIRSTAKPSGAAIRLYRQFGWGNLARFHMLDTRQYRNAQVPDPSGSAGPSCTDMRSTSRSILGTAQEAWLLKALETHPAKWDFLGQQVFFATRDGDGNKATCESPDSWQGYEASRDRIAKGIVDRKVPNPIVLTGDVHRHWAADLRRDYFNHSDPVFGSELVTTSVTSNSDTATDPSSTWLSNNPHVKYCRGKRGYVRVTASQTQMRADFMTVSDTTEYDFSKVTLAADRSYVVEAGKPGLQKV